Proteins encoded in a region of the Pseudomonas shahriarae genome:
- a CDS encoding ATP-binding protein, with the protein MTDIPHFPLSAVVGADDLKLALCLTAIDPKIGGVLIEGPRGMAKSTLARGLADLLASGQFVTLPLGATEERLVGTLDLDAALSEGRAQFSPGVLAKADGGVLYVDEVNLLPDHLVDLLLDVAASGTNLIERDGISHRHSARFVLIGTMNPEEGELRPQLLDRFGFNVALSGQTLPTERGQIIRRRLDFDSDPGAFCAQWADQQAALRARCTQARARLESIALDDQALAQITERCFAAGVDGLRADLVWLRGARAHAAWRGAAAIAEEDIEAVAEFALRHRRQEHSSAAHPPENAPAPKPTDPSSGQGQWGEMPPSTQVTGARREIPTWPKKP; encoded by the coding sequence ATGACTGACATCCCCCATTTCCCACTGTCGGCAGTGGTCGGTGCCGACGACCTGAAGCTTGCCCTGTGCCTGACCGCCATCGACCCGAAGATCGGTGGCGTGCTGATCGAAGGCCCGCGCGGCATGGCCAAGTCCACCCTGGCTCGCGGCCTGGCGGACCTGTTGGCCAGCGGGCAATTCGTCACCTTGCCGTTGGGCGCCACCGAAGAGCGTTTGGTCGGCACTCTGGACCTGGATGCGGCGCTGAGCGAAGGCCGTGCGCAGTTTTCCCCTGGGGTGCTGGCCAAGGCCGATGGCGGGGTACTGTATGTGGATGAGGTCAATCTACTGCCTGATCATCTGGTGGACCTGCTATTGGATGTAGCCGCCAGTGGCACCAACCTGATCGAACGCGACGGTATATCCCACCGGCACTCGGCGCGTTTTGTGCTGATCGGCACGATGAACCCGGAAGAGGGTGAATTGCGTCCGCAGTTGCTGGATCGGTTCGGTTTCAACGTGGCATTGAGCGGGCAGACTTTGCCGACCGAGCGCGGGCAGATCATCCGTCGGCGCCTGGATTTCGATAGCGACCCTGGGGCGTTCTGCGCGCAGTGGGCTGACCAGCAAGCGGCGCTGCGTGCGCGTTGCACCCAGGCCCGTGCACGCCTGGAAAGCATCGCCCTGGATGACCAGGCCCTGGCGCAGATTACCGAGCGCTGCTTTGCCGCTGGTGTGGATGGCCTGCGCGCCGATCTGGTGTGGTTGCGCGGGGCGCGGGCCCATGCGGCGTGGCGTGGGGCTGCGGCCATCGCTGAAGAAGATATAGAGGCCGTTGCCGAATTTGCCCTGCGCCATCGTCGCCAGGAGCATTCATCTGCCGCCCACCCGCCGGAAAATGCGCCGGCGCCCAAACCCACTGACCCCAGCAGCGGCCAGGGACAGTGGGGTGAAATGCCTCCGTCTACACAAGTAACGGGTGCCCGCCGTGAAATACCCACCTGGCCAAAAAAGCCCTAG